In the genome of uncultured Fibrobacter sp., one region contains:
- a CDS encoding ferredoxin, with protein sequence MAITKVWLDESSDECVSCGACEATCDAVFEVPEKMKVKEGVDFSAYESEIKDAADSCPAGVIKYE encoded by the coding sequence CACGAAAGTTTGGCTGGACGAATCCAGTGACGAATGCGTCTCCTGCGGCGCTTGCGAAGCTACTTGCGACGCAGTGTTCGAAGTTCCTGAAAAGATGAAGGTCAAGGAAGGCGTTGATTTTTCTGCTTACGAAAGCGAAATCAAGGACGCTGCTGACAGCTGCCCGGCCGGCGTGATCAAGTACGAGTAA